Proteins encoded by one window of Sphingosinicella sp. BN140058:
- a CDS encoding lipopolysaccharide assembly protein LapB, translating to MKVTVTALASTLLLGSSLSAQTPDHRAAQAHDHHAAQTLGTVRFETSCAPSVRQRFDTAVALMHSFQFGRAIETFNAILAADPSCAMAHWGIALSRWSNPFAGFKSPAQLAQGLDAVGKARAIGTGTAREKAYVDAVAQLYVDSARRSQSERLKAYEQAMAAVSNAYPEDVEATIFYALALAAAADPSDQTYARQRRAGALLEPLFARYPDHPGLAHYIIHAYDEPALAARAAGAAKRYGAIAPSTPHALHMPSHTFTRVGDWQASIDTNKASADAARAAGQPADVLHASDYMIYGYLQTGQDEAARRLVATSVEVFRTFDPARASGAAPASAAFFANAAIPARFALERHAWSEAAALAPHPSPFPNADAITFFARGFGAASRKDGATARAAIAALEQLRGKLADTNDDYWTGQIDIAMREVSGRLALAEGDVEKGLADLRDAAAREDKTELASVTPGPFLPAREILGDMLLSLGRPTEALAEYRASLERDPNRFWSLYGAASAARRAGDSAAARDHARRLLELTRRADPSRRAALDEMRRLTG from the coding sequence ATGAAGGTCACGGTCACGGCACTGGCGAGCACCCTCCTGCTCGGATCCTCTCTTTCCGCGCAGACGCCCGACCATCGTGCCGCGCAGGCCCACGATCACCATGCGGCGCAGACCCTCGGCACGGTCAGGTTCGAGACGTCGTGCGCGCCCTCGGTTCGCCAGCGCTTCGACACCGCCGTAGCGCTGATGCACTCCTTCCAGTTCGGCCGTGCCATCGAGACGTTCAACGCGATCCTTGCCGCCGATCCCTCCTGCGCGATGGCGCATTGGGGCATCGCGCTGAGCCGCTGGAGCAATCCATTCGCCGGTTTCAAATCCCCGGCCCAATTGGCACAAGGGCTGGACGCGGTCGGCAAGGCGCGCGCGATCGGCACCGGAACCGCCCGCGAAAAAGCCTATGTGGATGCGGTCGCACAGCTGTACGTCGACAGTGCGCGCCGCTCCCAGTCCGAGCGCCTGAAGGCCTACGAGCAGGCGATGGCGGCGGTCAGCAATGCCTATCCTGAGGATGTCGAAGCGACGATCTTCTACGCGCTGGCGCTCGCAGCCGCCGCCGATCCGTCCGACCAAACCTACGCGCGGCAGCGCAGGGCCGGGGCGCTGCTCGAGCCCTTGTTCGCCCGCTACCCCGATCATCCCGGGCTCGCCCATTACATCATCCATGCCTATGACGAGCCGGCGCTCGCGGCGCGGGCGGCCGGGGCTGCGAAGCGCTACGGGGCGATCGCACCTTCGACGCCGCATGCGCTGCACATGCCTTCGCACACTTTCACCCGCGTCGGCGACTGGCAGGCCTCGATCGATACCAATAAGGCGTCGGCGGATGCGGCCCGGGCGGCAGGGCAACCGGCCGATGTCCTGCACGCCAGCGATTACATGATCTACGGCTACCTGCAGACGGGACAGGACGAGGCCGCGCGCCGGCTCGTCGCCACATCGGTCGAGGTGTTCCGCACCTTTGATCCCGCGAGGGCCAGCGGGGCGGCACCGGCGTCGGCCGCCTTCTTCGCGAACGCGGCGATACCGGCACGCTTCGCTCTCGAACGCCATGCCTGGTCGGAAGCCGCCGCACTCGCGCCGCACCCCAGCCCCTTTCCCAATGCCGACGCGATCACCTTTTTCGCCCGCGGATTCGGCGCCGCTTCTCGCAAGGACGGCGCCACGGCACGGGCGGCGATCGCGGCGCTGGAGCAGCTGCGCGGCAAGCTTGCCGACACCAATGACGACTATTGGACGGGTCAGATCGACATCGCCATGCGCGAGGTTTCCGGCCGGCTCGCGCTCGCCGAGGGCGACGTCGAGAAGGGCCTTGCCGATCTGCGCGACGCCGCCGCGCGCGAGGACAAGACCGAACTCGCATCGGTTACGCCGGGTCCGTTTCTTCCGGCACGCGAGATATTGGGCGACATGCTGCTGTCGCTCGGGAGACCAACCGAGGCGCTGGCGGAATATCGCGCGAGTCTGGAAAGAGACCCCAACCGTTTCTGGTCGCTCTACGGCGCGGCAAGCGCCGCCCGTCGCGCCGGCGACAGCGCAGCGGCCCGCGATCATGCGCGACGATTGCTGGAATTGACTCGCCGCGCCGATCCCTCGAGGCGGGCCGCGTTGGACGAGATGCGGCGTCTGACGGGCTGA
- a CDS encoding response regulator: MRRSVSLLILAGLLPVIALGGTFGAITLANEEAALKRQAQTDARFAAALLSVKLQSNLRAVEMVAQSPALDGVPDLQRFRILAARIVANQPDWRTVSLADPAGNRIADVPIAIGGKQTGKVVEMTSLRRVVASGRPTIGNVVAGPGGVRAFAIRAPVLKGGRVRFVVTAVVPATRLRDLLLFEDLPDGWTASVIDASNSPVTASGQLAAQGGRADLLERSAPVAGTDWTVRITAPARIFSAPVERAVLLLILAALLCLGVVLLLARMLAADLKEGRQRDAALLQSQRMEALGRLTGGVAHDFNNLLTPILGGLDMIRRRTTDERSARYADAALASAERARSLVGRLLAFSRRQNLAPRSLDLRMLIENMSDLIARSLTPVIEVRVEAEGPARPALADPGQLELAILNLVINARDAMPCGGTLRIATGSASPEMIDGLPPGDYVYVAVEDAGSGMDEATLKHAVDPFFTTKAVDKGTGLGLSMIDGFAAQSGGALRLRSEVGTGTTATIVLPCSREAPVVSQSPVAMPTRLSSGRILLVDDDDGVRTATAEMLRDADQDIVEAANVDQALQRLREDGRFDAVVTDFVMPGKSGGDLIRQLRADHPQLPVLLVTGFVTATEGLPDDVAVLRKPFSNAELLAAIARLQQTEAAGPPSP; the protein is encoded by the coding sequence GTGCGTCGATCGGTTTCCCTCCTCATCCTCGCCGGTCTGCTGCCAGTGATCGCGCTCGGCGGGACCTTCGGTGCGATCACCCTCGCCAACGAAGAAGCGGCGCTGAAGCGGCAGGCGCAGACCGACGCGCGGTTCGCGGCGGCTCTGCTTTCGGTCAAGCTGCAGAGCAACCTGAGAGCGGTCGAAATGGTGGCGCAGTCGCCAGCCCTGGACGGCGTGCCCGACCTGCAGCGGTTCCGCATCCTGGCCGCGCGCATCGTCGCCAACCAGCCGGACTGGCGCACCGTTTCCCTCGCCGATCCGGCGGGAAACCGGATCGCCGACGTGCCGATCGCCATTGGCGGGAAACAGACCGGCAAGGTCGTCGAAATGACCAGTCTCCGCCGAGTCGTCGCCAGCGGCCGACCGACGATCGGCAACGTCGTCGCGGGGCCGGGCGGGGTCCGCGCCTTCGCGATCCGGGCGCCCGTGCTGAAGGGCGGCCGGGTCCGCTTCGTCGTCACGGCGGTGGTGCCGGCGACGAGACTTCGCGATCTGCTCCTGTTCGAGGATCTTCCGGACGGTTGGACGGCCTCCGTCATCGACGCCAGCAACAGTCCGGTCACCGCGTCGGGGCAGCTCGCCGCGCAGGGTGGGCGCGCCGACCTGCTGGAGCGATCCGCACCGGTGGCGGGAACGGATTGGACGGTGCGCATCACTGCGCCGGCGAGGATCTTCTCCGCGCCGGTCGAGCGAGCCGTTCTGCTCCTGATCCTCGCGGCGCTTCTATGTCTCGGCGTCGTCTTGCTGCTGGCAAGAATGCTTGCGGCGGATTTGAAGGAAGGGCGCCAGCGCGACGCAGCCTTGCTGCAAAGCCAGCGGATGGAGGCGCTGGGGCGGCTGACCGGCGGCGTCGCGCACGACTTCAACAATTTGCTCACGCCCATATTGGGCGGCCTCGACATGATTCGCCGGAGGACGACGGACGAACGCAGCGCGCGCTACGCGGATGCGGCGCTGGCGAGCGCCGAGCGCGCCCGGTCTCTGGTTGGCCGGCTGCTGGCCTTTTCGCGCCGACAAAATCTCGCCCCCAGGTCGCTCGATTTACGAATGCTGATCGAGAACATGTCTGATTTGATCGCCCGCTCGCTCACTCCGGTGATCGAGGTGCGCGTCGAGGCGGAAGGGCCGGCCCGCCCCGCCTTGGCCGATCCCGGGCAGCTGGAACTCGCCATTCTCAACCTGGTCATCAACGCGCGCGACGCAATGCCGTGCGGGGGCACGCTGCGCATTGCGACCGGGTCGGCATCGCCCGAGATGATCGACGGGCTCCCGCCGGGAGACTATGTCTATGTGGCCGTCGAGGATGCCGGAAGCGGCATGGACGAGGCCACCCTCAAGCATGCGGTCGATCCGTTCTTCACCACCAAGGCCGTCGACAAGGGGACGGGTCTCGGCCTTTCGATGATCGACGGCTTCGCCGCCCAATCCGGAGGCGCGCTGCGCCTGCGCAGCGAAGTGGGCACCGGCACCACGGCAACGATCGTCCTGCCCTGCAGCCGGGAGGCGCCGGTCGTTTCCCAGTCGCCGGTGGCGATGCCGACGCGCCTTTCGTCCGGCCGGATCCTGCTCGTCGACGACGACGACGGTGTCCGCACGGCCACCGCGGAGATGCTGCGCGACGCCGATCAGGACATCGTCGAGGCCGCGAACGTCGACCAAGCCCTCCAGCGCCTGCGGGAGGACGGGAGATTCGATGCCGTCGTTACCGACTTCGTGATGCCCGGCAAATCGGGCGGCGATCTGATCCGACAGCTTCGGGCGGATCATCCACAGCTGCCGGTCCTGCTCGTCACGGGTTTCGTCACCGCGACGGAAGGGCTCCCCGACGACGTCGCGGTGCTGCGGAAGCCGTTCAGCAATGCGGAGCTGCTCGCTGCGATAGCGCGCCTCCAGCAGACCGAGGCGGCGGGGCCGCCCTCGCCCTGA
- a CDS encoding PepSY domain-containing protein: MTNRTIKAWYLVHKWTSLACTIFLLMLCVTGLPLIFHDEIDAASGNNKALKALSAGTPLKTYDEIVATAVAMFPGERPLFMSWDDDRPVVNVTTGPEARVGADQMHITAFDLRTAEAVGDLNGGGVMDFLLTLHVDMFLGLPGKLFLGFMGVLFFVSIVSGAVVYAPFMRRLKFGTVRVSRSKRVRWLDLHNLLGIVTLMWLSVVGLTGVINTLSEPLVDVWRRDQLAELTAAYQGLPPVPVERFGSLQRAVATARAAAPGMEPQFVAFPGVRFTSEHHYAVWLRGGTPATNRIFRPTLIDAQTGELTASRRMPWYMLALRLSQPLHFGDYGGLPLKLLWGLLDIAAIVVLISGLYLWLGKRRVSLEARLRELRRGGEPDGAWVPAE, translated from the coding sequence ATGACGAACCGCACGATCAAGGCCTGGTACCTGGTCCACAAATGGACCAGCCTCGCCTGCACGATCTTCCTGCTGATGCTGTGCGTCACCGGCCTGCCGCTGATCTTCCACGACGAGATCGACGCGGCCAGCGGAAACAACAAGGCGCTGAAGGCGCTCTCGGCCGGCACGCCGCTCAAGACCTATGACGAGATCGTCGCTACGGCTGTCGCCATGTTCCCCGGCGAGCGCCCCTTGTTCATGAGCTGGGACGACGATCGGCCTGTGGTCAACGTCACCACCGGCCCCGAGGCGCGGGTCGGTGCCGACCAGATGCACATCACCGCTTTCGATCTGCGCACCGCCGAGGCTGTCGGCGATCTCAACGGAGGCGGCGTGATGGATTTCCTCCTCACCCTGCACGTCGACATGTTCCTGGGACTGCCAGGGAAGCTTTTCCTCGGCTTCATGGGCGTCCTGTTCTTCGTCTCGATCGTCTCGGGTGCGGTGGTCTACGCGCCGTTCATGCGGCGTCTGAAGTTCGGCACGGTGCGGGTGTCGCGCAGCAAGCGGGTCCGGTGGCTGGATCTGCACAATCTGCTCGGAATCGTCACCCTGATGTGGCTGAGCGTCGTCGGCCTCACCGGCGTGATCAACACCCTGTCCGAACCGCTCGTCGACGTCTGGCGGCGGGATCAGCTGGCCGAGCTGACCGCTGCCTATCAGGGGCTGCCGCCGGTACCGGTCGAACGCTTCGGGTCCCTGCAGCGCGCGGTCGCCACGGCGCGCGCCGCCGCGCCCGGCATGGAGCCGCAATTCGTCGCCTTTCCGGGCGTGCGCTTCACCAGCGAACATCATTATGCGGTGTGGCTGCGCGGCGGCACCCCGGCGACCAACCGAATCTTCCGGCCGACCCTGATCGACGCGCAGACCGGCGAACTGACCGCGAGCCGGCGCATGCCCTGGTACATGCTGGCGCTGCGCCTGTCGCAGCCGCTTCATTTCGGCGACTATGGCGGGCTGCCGCTCAAATTGTTGTGGGGCCTGCTCGACATCGCCGCAATCGTGGTGCTGATCAGCGGCCTCTATCTCTGGCTCGGCAAGCGCCGCGTTTCGCTCGAGGCGCGCCTGCGCGAATTGCGCCGCGGCGGCGAGCCGGATGGCGCATGGGTGCCGGCGGAATGA
- a CDS encoding TonB-dependent siderophore receptor, with product MRGLYHLGIAALVAIPGGAFAQDARQDEDEIIVTAQQAQRQVVSDGAIGVLGNLDALETPFNVTGYTAQLILDQQSETIGDVLENEPSVRTTYGFGNQAELFVLRGFTLSGDDVSIDGLYGVTPRQLVSPELYERVQVLNGANAFLFGAAPGGSGIGGSINLVPKRAERTLLRATASYGADSLFGGNFDAGTRFGRDNMLGLRVNGIYREGETAVDNDRRRVGVLGGSFDVRTGPGRFFLDIGYEDQNAYQPRTTVRLAAGQPVPDAPDPSYNPAQRWTYTELRDLYVLARAEVDVAPNITAFLAAGMRNGTEEGEYSTITVTNAATGIGTAARLYVPREDHNQSGQAGLRGRFQTGPISHRFSLGASVNFLENRNAFTSGNFPLAARQGCAAAPVAVTSFCTSIYDARMVDLPTNATLPSAGGDLVDLPRASTAEFTSFYASDTLGLWNDRVLVTAGARHQRIGVDAYNRGTLLRTTSYRESATTPVVGLVVRPTERLSLYANRIEGLAQGPTAPLNANTLNAGEVFAPFRSVQYEIGGKIALRGLTGTVALYQITQPSAFSASTPTPTNPNALTFVVDGEQRNRGVEVSLNGEPTDWLRIIGGFALNDAKLTRTLNGINDGRSAIGVPDLQANLGVELVPPFLRAATITARVVHTAAQYLDVANSQRVPAWSRVDLGIRYVLVAADHPVTLRLSAENVTNEGYWASAFGGYLLQGQPRTLRSSVTFEF from the coding sequence TTGAGGGGGCTTTATCATCTCGGAATCGCCGCGTTGGTCGCGATTCCCGGAGGTGCCTTTGCGCAGGATGCGAGGCAGGACGAAGATGAGATCATCGTCACGGCCCAGCAGGCGCAGAGGCAGGTCGTGTCGGACGGGGCGATCGGCGTCCTCGGCAATCTCGATGCGCTCGAAACGCCGTTCAACGTCACCGGCTACACTGCCCAGCTGATCCTCGACCAGCAGTCGGAAACGATCGGCGACGTGCTCGAGAACGAGCCGTCGGTCCGCACCACCTACGGCTTCGGCAACCAGGCGGAGCTGTTCGTGCTGCGCGGGTTTACGCTAAGCGGCGACGACGTGTCGATCGACGGCCTCTACGGCGTCACCCCGCGCCAGCTCGTCTCACCCGAACTCTACGAGCGGGTGCAGGTGCTGAACGGCGCCAACGCCTTCCTGTTTGGGGCGGCGCCGGGCGGATCCGGGATCGGCGGCAGCATCAATCTGGTGCCCAAGCGGGCCGAGCGCACCCTGCTACGCGCCACCGCAAGCTACGGCGCCGACAGCCTGTTCGGCGGCAATTTCGACGCCGGCACCAGGTTCGGGCGTGACAACATGCTCGGGCTCCGCGTCAACGGCATCTACCGCGAGGGCGAGACGGCGGTGGACAACGACCGGCGCCGGGTCGGCGTGCTCGGTGGGAGCTTCGATGTCCGCACCGGGCCGGGCCGCTTCTTCCTCGACATCGGCTATGAGGACCAGAACGCCTACCAGCCGCGCACCACGGTGCGGCTCGCCGCCGGCCAGCCGGTGCCGGACGCGCCTGATCCGAGCTACAATCCCGCCCAGCGCTGGACCTACACGGAGCTGCGCGACCTTTATGTCCTCGCCCGCGCCGAGGTCGATGTCGCGCCCAACATCACCGCCTTCCTCGCCGCCGGCATGCGCAACGGCACCGAGGAAGGGGAATATTCGACGATCACCGTCACCAACGCCGCAACGGGGATCGGCACCGCCGCGCGGCTCTACGTGCCGCGCGAGGATCACAATCAGAGCGGCCAGGCCGGACTTCGCGGGCGCTTCCAGACCGGGCCTATCAGCCATCGCTTCAGCCTCGGCGCATCGGTGAACTTCCTCGAGAATCGCAATGCCTTTACCTCGGGTAATTTCCCGCTAGCCGCGCGCCAGGGCTGCGCCGCCGCGCCGGTGGCGGTGACGAGCTTCTGCACGAGCATCTATGACGCTCGGATGGTGGATTTGCCGACCAATGCCACCCTGCCGTCGGCGGGCGGCGACCTCGTTGACCTGCCGCGCGCCTCCACCGCGGAGTTCACCAGCTTCTACGCCTCCGACACGCTCGGCCTGTGGAACGATCGCGTCCTGGTGACGGCCGGTGCGCGGCACCAGCGGATCGGCGTCGACGCCTATAATCGCGGCACCTTGCTGCGTACGACCAGCTATCGCGAATCGGCGACCACGCCCGTCGTCGGGCTCGTCGTCCGGCCGACCGAGCGCCTGTCGCTCTACGCCAATCGCATCGAAGGCCTCGCCCAAGGCCCGACGGCGCCGCTCAACGCGAACACGCTCAATGCCGGCGAGGTGTTCGCGCCGTTCCGTTCGGTCCAGTACGAGATTGGCGGCAAGATCGCGTTGCGCGGTCTCACCGGAACCGTGGCACTCTACCAGATCACGCAGCCGAGCGCGTTCAGCGCGTCGACGCCGACGCCGACCAACCCCAATGCGCTCACCTTCGTCGTCGACGGCGAGCAGCGCAATCGCGGCGTCGAGGTCTCGCTGAACGGCGAGCCGACCGACTGGCTGCGCATCATCGGCGGCTTCGCGCTCAACGATGCCAAGCTGACCCGCACCCTCAACGGCATCAATGACGGCCGCAGCGCGATCGGCGTGCCGGATCTCCAGGCCAATCTGGGCGTGGAGCTGGTGCCGCCCTTCCTGCGCGCCGCGACGATCACCGCGCGCGTCGTCCACACCGCTGCCCAATATCTGGATGTCGCGAACAGCCAGCGCGTGCCCGCCTGGAGCCGCGTCGATCTCGGTATCCGCTACGTGCTCGTCGCCGCCGACCATCCGGTCACATTGCGGCTGAGTGCCGAGAACGTCACCAACGAGGGCTATTGGGCGTCGGCCTTCGGCGGCTACCTGCTTCAGGGGCAGCCGCGCACCCTGCGCTCGTCGGTCACCTTCGAATTCTGA